The following nucleotide sequence is from Rhodospirillales bacterium RIFCSPLOWO2_02_FULL_58_16.
AACTCCCAGGGATTCCCGTAGCGCAGCCAGTTCTCCGGGTGTTCCACCTGCTGGCCGTTTTCGATGCGCTGGGTAAAGATGCCGTATTCGTAACGGATGCCGTAGCCGAGTCCCGGATAGCTATGAGTGGCCAGCGAATCCATGAAACAGGCGGCCAGCCTGCCCAACCCGCCGTTGCCCAGCGCCGCGTCGCATTCGCTGTCCTGGATTTCGCCGTAGTTACACCCGAACTCGCCGATAATTTTGGTGACTTTATTATAGAGGCCGAGATCGAGGAGTTGCTTGGTCAGGCTCCGTCCGATCAGGTATTCCATGGAAAGGTAGTAGACCCGCTTGACGTCCTTGTCATACAGAGTCCGTCCCGTCCTGATGTAACGCTCGGACAGGATGCCGCGAACCAGATAGGCTATGGCATAGAACCAGTCGCGGGAAGTGGCGAACGCCGGGTCCTTGCCCACATGCTGGATCATAAAATTGAGCAGACCGGCCCGAATCGACGCCTCGTCATCGAGATCGACCAGATCGCTTTCCATATAGGCCGCTTCGTTCAATTGTTTTTTGGGCATCCGGGTTCCAAACTCCTATGGCAGAAGTTCATTATAGAGCGACAGATATTCATTCGCTACTTTCTTCCAACTGAAATCCTGCGTCATCGCGGTTTTTTGAACGACCCGCCAATCCTTGGGCCGGCGATACAGGTCAACGCCGCGTTTTACCGCGCCGAGCAGTTCCCCGGCCGTCGCCCCGTCGAAGACGAAACCGGTCCCCTCCTTGCCTTGGGAAATATCAATCACGCTGTCGGCGAGACCGCCGGTTCGGCGGACTATCGGCAGGGCGCCGTATCTTAAGGCGTATAACTGGGTAAGGCCGCAAGGTTCAAAGCGCGAAGGCATAACGACCATATCGGAACCGGCTATGATGCGATGCGCCAGCTCTTCGTCGTAACCGATCTTGACCGCCATGCGTCCTTGGGAAGCGTTCGCCGCCTTTGTCATGGCGTGTTCCAGTTTTGCTTCGCCCGAACCGAGAACCGTCACCTGGGCGCCGAGGCCGAAGATGCCGTCCAACGCTTTCAGCAGCAGGTCCATGCCCTTTTGTCTGGTAAAGCGTCCGACGACGCCGAGAAGCGGCGTATCGCCCGCTTCGTTCAGTCCCATCTCGCGTTGCAGCGCGCGCTTGCATTCGGCTTTGCCGCCAAGCCGGGCGGCCGAGTAGCCGCCGGCAAGCGCCTTGTCGTCGGATGAATCCCATAATCCGTAATCAACGCCGTTGAGAATGCCGCGCAGCAGATGAGACTTGGCCCGAATCAGCCCTTGCAGGCCTTCTCCCATCTCTTCGCCTTGAATTTCGCGGGCATAAGCGGGGCTTACCGTGGTGATGCGATCCGAAAACTGTAGCCCCGCCTTCATGAACGAGACCTTGCCGTGATACTCGACGCCGTCGATGGAAAACAGGTCGCTGCTCAGACCGATGCTTTGCAGCACCGCACGCTCAAAAAGGCCCTGGTAGTGAAGATTGTGGATAGTAAAGACGGACGGGGTGCGCGCCCCGTCCCACCGCTTCAGATAAAGCGGAATCAGGCCTGTATGCCAATCATTGGCGTGCAGCACATCCGGTCGCCAACCGTCTACGGCGCCGCCGCTTGCGACCATGGCCGCCGCCTTGGACAGCAGGGCAAAGCGCAGATGGTTGTCGGGCCAGACATGGCCTTTCGCATCCTGGTAAAGGCTTCCCGGACGGTCAAACAGGGCCGGACAATCAACCAGCAACGCCGGCACACCGCTATCGGGCATGCGGCAGGGCAGCAACCCGGTCTCTCCGGCGCCCAGCGGGTCTCCAAGCGGCGCGCTTGCGCCTTTCGCATCCGCCTTGGCCAGGGCTTCCGGGTAGGCGGGCAGGATAATTCGCACGTCATTGCCGAGGGCGGCCAATGCCGCCGGCAACCCGGAAGCGACATCGGCCAAGCCGCCGGTCTT
It contains:
- a CDS encoding starch synthase encodes the protein MRILFAVAEAYPLVKTGGLADVASGLPAALAALGNDVRIILPAYPEALAKADAKGASAPLGDPLGAGETGLLPCRMPDSGVPALLVDCPALFDRPGSLYQDAKGHVWPDNHLRFALLSKAAAMVASGGAVDGWRPDVLHANDWHTGLIPLYLKRWDGARTPSVFTIHNLHYQGLFERAVLQSIGLSSDLFSIDGVEYHGKVSFMKAGLQFSDRITTVSPAYAREIQGEEMGEGLQGLIRAKSHLLRGILNGVDYGLWDSSDDKALAGGYSAARLGGKAECKRALQREMGLNEAGDTPLLGVVGRFTRQKGMDLLLKALDGIFGLGAQVTVLGSGEAKLEHAMTKAANASQGRMAVKIGYDEELAHRIIAGSDMVVMPSRFEPCGLTQLYALRYGALPIVRRTGGLADSVIDISQGKEGTGFVFDGATAGELLGAVKRGVDLYRRPKDWRVVQKTAMTQDFSWKKVANEYLSLYNELLP